CTTTAGCTGCTGCTGCTGCTCCTGCATCTGTTGCTGCTTTTACAGCACCTACATCACCTCTAACCATAACAGTAACTAAACCGCCGCCAACTAATGTTTTACCTACTAAGTTTACATTAGCTG
This window of the Brachyspira pilosicoli genome carries:
- a CDS encoding BMC domain-containing protein, which gives rise to ANVNLVGKTLVGGGLVTVMVRGDVGAVKAATDAGAAAAAKVGELISVHVIPRPHEEVETVLPNSTVNSKE